In Rhododendron vialii isolate Sample 1 chromosome 9a, ASM3025357v1, the following are encoded in one genomic region:
- the LOC131300359 gene encoding L10-interacting MYB domain-containing protein-like, with product MDCKKLDDDNWSFVNTQIFIQIMLEKARKEQGSNSRKKRVFNDLQWCAIYNELLVRTGRTGYTPTKVHQKFVRLKQEYRILDDLVKNTSCGWDIASQTVTASEIVWQTYVQGHPGAAKYRQKGLNHYDQLQELLESSLANGALGQSSSLKTPTYEEEIAMYEIGKPIKREDSVSMGKSKSDGSGGTNSKSMRFEKKEAAYEKTTFANQMRGEYYGLLVDSRRAQEACSIPNCLALLEKIKPIIGTQQYLKAYNKLLSEESQCKGFVSIKPETRVDWANNL from the exons ATGGATTGTAAGAAACTTGATGATGACAATTGGAGTTTCGTCAACACTCAAATATTCATTCAAATAATGCTCGAGAAGGCTAGGAAGGAGCAAGGGTCCAACTCTAGAAAGAAAAGAGTATTCAATGACTTGCAATGGTGTGCAATTTACAATGAGTTGCTTGTGAGGACGGGGAGAACAGGGTATACTCCTACGAAGGTCCACCAAAAGTTTGTTCGCCTTAAACAAGAGTATAGGATTTTGGATGATTTAGTGAAAAATACTAGTTGTGGTTGGGACATTGCATCCCAAACGGTCACAGCATCCGAAATCGTGTGGCAAACGTACGTCCAG GGACATCCTGGTGCGGCTAAATACCGTCAAAAAGGCCTTAACCACTATGACCAGCTGCAGGAGCTACTTGAGAGCTCATTGGCCAATGGTGCATTAGGCCAATCATCATCCCTAAAAACCCCAACATATGAGGAGGAAATAGCCATGTATGAAATAGGAAAGCCTATCAAGAGGGAGGACAGTGTATCAATGGGCAAGAGCAAGTCGGATGGAAGTGGCGGGACCAACTCTAAGTCAATGAGGtttgagaaaaaagaagcagcttATGAAAAGACTACTTTTGCCAATCAAATGAGGGGAGAGTACTATGGACTATTGGTCGATAGCCGTCGGGCCCAAGAAGCATGCTCCATTCCCAATTGCCTTGCATTGTTGGAGAAGATAAAACCCATCATAGGTACCCAACAGTACCTTAAGGCTTATAACAAACTTCTTAGCGAGGAAAGTCAATGCAAAGGGTTTGTTAGTATAAAGCCGGAGACGAGGGTGGATTGGGCCAACAATCTTTGA
- the LOC131299574 gene encoding uncharacterized protein LOC131299574, whose protein sequence is MAVCSFDMKFTFVYPGWEGSAHDGRVFMAAVSNLAYNFPHPPIHKYYVVDSVYTNMPGYLAPYRGQRYHPNEWNGVTTVFQCSSISNRYCMLCCPQLDLNGAGRDEFFDEFSEDEDEDANGEQGNVEQINMSAENLALMATRRNEIAQMMWENY, encoded by the exons ATGGCAGTATGCTCATTTGACATGAAGTTCACTTTTGTTTACCCCGGTTGGGAAGGGAGTGCCCACGATGGACGTGTTTTCATGGCTGCAGTGTCAAATCTGGCCTACAACTTCCCACACCCCCCAATCC ATAAATATTATGTGGTGGATTCCGTATATACAAACATGCCAGGGTATCTAGCTCCTTATCGAGGCCAAAGGTACCACCCAAATGAGTGGAATGGGGTGACTACGGTGTTTCAATG CTCGTCAATCTCAAATCGTTACTGCATGTTGTGTTGTCCACAATTGGATCTTAATGGAGCGGGGAGAGATGAATTTTTTGACGAATTTTCTGAGGATGAAGATGAGGATGCCAATGGGGAACAAGGAAATGTTGAGCAGATCAACATGTCTGCTGAGAACCTAGCATTGATGGCCACTCGCCGGAATGAAATTGCCCAAATGATGTGGGAAAACTATTAG